A genomic window from Martelella lutilitoris includes:
- a CDS encoding AraC family transcriptional regulator, producing MNNAPDFQTYQQRLMRVIAYIHEHLDEELDFARLAEIACLSPWHWHRIYRGIQGETIAATVRRLRLHRAAGELVNSDAPVEAIAKRAGSSGVPAFTRLFKTTYGNTPAAYRKAGRHTMFDQPVPERNHDMYDVTLRDMEERRLAGLPHRGSYMEIDRAFGPAAGMMAAAGALGPQTEMIGIYYDDPGLTEEKDLNAFAGLTLADGADVPQGLEARVVSSGRYAVLTHKGPYAELHKAYHWFYGSWLPAAGHEPADAPPCEIYRNDPRDTPPAELITEICVPMKG from the coding sequence ATGAACAACGCGCCGGATTTTCAAACCTATCAGCAAAGGCTCATGCGGGTCATCGCCTATATTCACGAACACCTCGACGAGGAGCTCGATTTCGCCAGGCTCGCCGAAATCGCCTGTCTGTCGCCGTGGCACTGGCACCGCATCTATCGCGGCATCCAGGGCGAGACGATCGCCGCGACCGTGAGGCGTTTGCGCCTGCACCGGGCAGCCGGCGAACTCGTCAATTCGGATGCGCCGGTCGAGGCGATCGCGAAACGGGCCGGATCATCCGGCGTACCGGCGTTCACCCGTCTTTTCAAGACCACCTACGGCAACACCCCGGCCGCCTACAGGAAGGCCGGCCGGCACACGATGTTTGATCAACCGGTCCCTGAAAGGAACCATGACATGTATGACGTCACCTTGCGCGATATGGAAGAGCGGCGGCTTGCGGGCCTGCCGCACCGCGGCTCCTATATGGAAATCGACAGGGCCTTCGGTCCGGCGGCGGGCATGATGGCCGCTGCCGGGGCCCTCGGTCCGCAAACGGAGATGATCGGAATCTACTATGACGACCCCGGCCTGACGGAGGAGAAGGACCTCAATGCCTTCGCGGGCCTCACGCTCGCCGACGGCGCCGATGTGCCGCAAGGGCTGGAGGCCCGCGTGGTTTCGAGCGGTCGCTATGCGGTGCTCACCCACAAGGGCCCCTATGCCGAGCTGCACAAGGCCTATCACTGGTTCTATGGCAGCTGGCTTCCCGCCGCCGGTCACGAGCCCGCCGACGCTCCGCCCTGCGAAATCTATCGCAACGATCCGCGCGATACGCCGCCCGCAGAACTGATCACGGAGATCTGCGTGCCGATGAAGGGCTGA
- a CDS encoding SulP family inorganic anion transporter yields the protein MPTRLVPKTVSVLKEGYGLSRLKADTIAGLTVAIVALPLSMAIAIACGVSPDRGLYAAIIGGFFVSLFGGSRHQIGGPAGAFIVLVAASVERHGVDGLMLAVILSGLIMIAAGYLRLGAYIRFIPYPVTVGFTAGIAIIIFASQLSAILGLDLPEKEPGPFADKIAYLARFVGTTNVAALAIAIGTIALIIALRKVRPGWPGMLIAVAVATLAATLLNLPVETIGSQFGGLPRGLQAPAVPTLSLEKVISVLPDAFAFALLGSIESLLSAVVADGMTGRRHRSNMELIGQGIANIASGLFGGISVTGTIARTATNVRAGATSPFSGMLHALFLLVFMLVAAPLARFIPLAALSGVLAVVAWSMVEKPAIRALFRSSRGDAVILTVTLLLVVFRDLTEGIVAGFALGAVLFIDRMGRNVAVSPYDDYNAKSEHPIVNTDPDTIVYRISGAFFFGAASTVGSVLDRIADRAKNFVLDLSDVSYMDSSAANVLESTVRRARARNVRVFLTGVAPPVKAILVAHHIDEDHVTYSADLDAAAALIAAGADRADENH from the coding sequence ATGCCCACCCGTCTCGTTCCCAAAACCGTCAGCGTCCTGAAGGAGGGCTATGGCCTTTCCCGGCTGAAGGCCGACACCATTGCCGGCCTCACCGTTGCCATCGTCGCCCTGCCGCTCTCCATGGCCATCGCGATTGCCTGCGGCGTCTCCCCCGATCGCGGACTTTACGCGGCGATCATCGGCGGCTTCTTCGTCTCGCTCTTCGGCGGCAGCCGGCACCAGATCGGCGGACCTGCCGGCGCTTTCATCGTACTGGTGGCGGCGTCCGTGGAACGCCACGGCGTCGACGGGCTGATGCTGGCGGTGATCCTCTCCGGCCTGATCATGATCGCGGCCGGCTATCTGAGGCTCGGCGCCTATATCCGCTTCATCCCCTACCCCGTGACGGTCGGCTTTACCGCGGGCATCGCCATCATCATCTTCGCCAGCCAGCTTTCGGCCATTCTCGGCCTTGACCTGCCAGAAAAGGAGCCGGGCCCCTTCGCCGACAAGATTGCCTATCTGGCGCGGTTCGTCGGCACGACCAATGTCGCAGCCCTTGCGATCGCCATCGGCACCATCGCCCTGATCATCGCGCTCCGAAAGGTCAGGCCCGGCTGGCCCGGCATGCTGATCGCCGTTGCCGTCGCGACGCTGGCCGCAACCCTTCTGAACCTTCCGGTGGAAACCATCGGCAGCCAGTTCGGCGGGCTGCCGCGCGGCCTGCAGGCGCCTGCGGTCCCGACGCTCTCGCTCGAAAAGGTCATCTCGGTCCTGCCGGACGCCTTCGCCTTCGCGCTTTTGGGGTCCATCGAATCGCTGCTGTCCGCTGTCGTCGCCGACGGCATGACCGGGCGACGCCACCGCTCGAACATGGAGCTGATCGGCCAGGGCATCGCCAACATCGCCTCCGGCCTGTTCGGCGGCATCTCGGTCACCGGCACGATCGCCCGCACGGCGACCAATGTGCGCGCCGGCGCCACCAGCCCGTTTTCGGGCATGCTGCACGCCCTCTTCCTGCTGGTCTTCATGCTGGTCGCGGCGCCCCTTGCCCGCTTCATTCCGCTTGCAGCCCTTTCGGGCGTCCTGGCGGTCGTCGCCTGGAGCATGGTCGAAAAACCGGCAATCCGGGCCCTCTTCAGGAGTTCGCGCGGCGATGCGGTGATCCTCACCGTGACGTTGCTGCTCGTCGTCTTCCGCGACCTGACCGAGGGCATTGTCGCCGGTTTTGCGCTGGGCGCCGTGCTCTTCATCGACCGCATGGGCCGCAATGTCGCCGTCAGTCCCTATGACGACTACAATGCCAAAAGCGAGCACCCGATCGTCAACACCGACCCCGACACGATCGTCTACCGCATTTCCGGCGCCTTCTTTTTCGGGGCAGCCTCCACCGTCGGCTCGGTTCTGGACCGGATTGCCGACCGGGCGAAGAATTTCGTGCTCGACCTTTCGGACGTCTCCTACATGGATTCCTCGGCCGCGAACGTGCTCGAAAGCACGGTCCGTCGGGCGCGCGCGCGCAATGTCCGTGTCTTCCTCACGGGCGTCGCGCCGCCGGTGAAAGCCATCCTTGTCGCCCATCACATCGACGAAGACCACGTCACCTACAGCGCCGACCTCGATGCCGCCGCCGCCCTGATTGCGGCAGGCGCGGACAGGGCGGACGAAAACCATTGA
- a CDS encoding ABC transporter substrate-binding protein — MGRPRFKNLVSAVAVAAALGVAGAAVPAAAATLNMAWSQDATGLDPHKQTAFSSLRLLELVYEPLVRTDSELNIAPAIATSWEFSEDGRTLTFKLDPDAKFSNGDKVMPADVKASFERILNEETGASARANFLSIESIDTPDDGTVVFNLSQPDVPLLTAMSSINAAIVPASAIEAGTIGTETLGSGPFVLTSWEPNSREVLAANANWAGGEVGVDGINISVLPDETAILAALRTNQVDFALINDPLVATLVPNNPGLTLTREPVLNYHVLQLNADRGAMTEKKVRQAISCAIDRQDVLDAALLGEGKVTGPLTMPAYATDPSELFCYTPDLEKAKALMAEAGYEDGFSAKVMAATGEPPTAAAEAQVIQSQLGEIGIDLEIEMMELNVYIDRWLKGDFDMAVALNGGRTDPYTMYNRYWTKDGNLAHVAHYGDDTLDSLMQDGRVETDPAKRKEIFAEFSRHITEVSPWIWLYTGYSYTAANDKVSGFEANPTGSLFGLSAVTVSE, encoded by the coding sequence ATGGGAAGACCCCGTTTCAAGAATCTGGTTTCCGCCGTCGCCGTTGCCGCAGCGCTCGGCGTCGCGGGCGCGGCGGTTCCGGCCGCCGCGGCAACGCTGAACATGGCCTGGTCGCAGGATGCGACCGGTCTCGACCCGCACAAGCAGACGGCTTTTTCGTCGCTGCGCCTGCTGGAACTCGTCTACGAGCCGTTGGTGCGCACCGATAGCGAACTCAACATCGCGCCGGCGATCGCCACGTCCTGGGAATTCTCGGAAGACGGCCGAACGCTGACCTTCAAGCTTGACCCGGATGCGAAATTCTCCAATGGCGACAAGGTGATGCCGGCGGATGTGAAAGCATCTTTCGAACGGATCCTGAATGAGGAAACCGGTGCCTCGGCCCGCGCCAACTTCCTCTCCATCGAAAGCATCGACACGCCGGATGACGGGACCGTGGTCTTCAATCTGTCGCAGCCGGATGTGCCGCTTCTGACGGCGATGTCCTCGATCAATGCCGCGATCGTGCCGGCAAGCGCCATCGAAGCGGGCACGATCGGCACGGAAACGCTCGGCTCCGGCCCCTTCGTTCTGACAAGCTGGGAGCCGAACTCCCGAGAGGTGCTCGCCGCCAACGCGAACTGGGCGGGCGGCGAGGTTGGCGTCGACGGCATCAACATCTCGGTCCTGCCCGATGAGACCGCGATCCTCGCGGCGCTGCGCACCAATCAGGTGGATTTCGCGCTGATCAATGATCCGCTGGTCGCCACGCTCGTGCCGAACAATCCGGGACTGACGCTGACGCGCGAACCGGTGCTGAACTATCATGTGCTGCAGCTGAACGCCGATCGCGGGGCGATGACCGAAAAAAAGGTCCGCCAGGCAATCTCCTGCGCCATCGACCGTCAGGACGTGCTGGACGCCGCGCTCCTGGGCGAGGGCAAGGTAACCGGGCCGCTGACCATGCCTGCCTATGCGACCGATCCGTCCGAGCTCTTCTGCTATACGCCCGATCTCGAAAAGGCAAAGGCGCTGATGGCCGAGGCCGGCTATGAGGACGGCTTTTCCGCCAAGGTGATGGCGGCGACCGGCGAGCCGCCGACGGCAGCCGCCGAAGCGCAGGTGATCCAGTCGCAGCTTGGCGAGATCGGCATCGACCTCGAAATCGAGATGATGGAACTCAACGTCTATATCGACCGCTGGCTGAAGGGCGATTTCGACATGGCCGTGGCGCTGAACGGCGGGCGCACCGACCCCTATACCATGTATAACCGCTACTGGACAAAGGACGGCAACCTCGCCCATGTCGCCCATTACGGCGACGACACGCTCGACAGCCTGATGCAGGACGGCCGCGTCGAGACCGACCCGGCGAAGCGCAAGGAGATCTTTGCCGAGTTCTCCAGGCACATCACCGAGGTCTCGCCCTGGATCTGGCTTTACACCGGCTACAGCTACACCGCGGCAAACGACAAGGTAAGCGGTTTCGAGGCCAACCCGACGGGCTCGCTCTTCGGCCTTTCCGCCGTTACTGTCAGCGAATAA
- a CDS encoding ABC transporter ATP-binding protein, translating to MSRLLSVSDLHVGFGKDPVRNEVVHGIDFTLDAGETLAIVGESGSGKSVTALCLNRLVDFGGGRITKGRIDFALGSGEVADLAAVPEKDLARIRGREIGMIFQEPMTSLNPVHTIGEQIAESFRLHHGLTGRQAMNAAVDALKRVRIPDAERRLKYHPHQLSGGMLQRVMIATALSCNPRLLIADEPTTALDVTVQAQILALLSELKRESDMGLIFITHDIGLVAGIADKVMVMQQGEAVEQGPTDDVLDNPQHPYTQHLLKAVPHFDDGRAVRTDFSRAQAGEARPALIVEDLTVRFPVTSGFFRRQSGAVHAVDGIDFDLMPGETLGIVGESGSGKSTTARAIMGLTQPTRGAFHLGEGASIAAHGDPIQMVFQNPYASLNPRLRVDSILAEPVIATGGRLNAETRARMAELLERVGLPENALTRYPHEFSGGQRQRLCIARALMLKPSVVVLDEAVSALDVSVQAMVLDLLTALQRDMNLSYLFVTHDMAVVERIAHRIAVVYAGQIVEIGDAASVLSSPKHSYTRRLIAAVPSIDRRRQEYRLDTTEVPSLVRPAGYEPPKADWLRFGDDHMARREEA from the coding sequence ATGAGCCGTCTTCTTTCCGTCTCCGACCTGCATGTGGGCTTCGGCAAGGACCCGGTCAGAAACGAGGTCGTCCACGGCATCGATTTCACGCTGGATGCGGGCGAGACGCTGGCGATCGTCGGCGAGAGCGGCTCGGGCAAGTCCGTCACCGCGCTTTGCCTCAACCGGCTTGTCGATTTCGGCGGAGGCAGGATCACCAAGGGACGGATCGATTTCGCGCTCGGTTCCGGCGAAGTCGCGGACCTTGCCGCTGTGCCCGAGAAGGATCTGGCAAGGATCCGGGGCCGCGAGATCGGCATGATCTTCCAGGAGCCGATGACCTCGCTCAATCCGGTGCACACGATCGGCGAGCAGATTGCTGAAAGCTTCCGCCTGCATCACGGGCTGACCGGCAGACAGGCGATGAACGCAGCCGTCGATGCCCTGAAACGCGTGCGCATTCCCGATGCCGAGCGGCGGCTGAAATACCATCCGCACCAGCTCTCCGGCGGCATGTTGCAGCGGGTGATGATCGCCACCGCGCTCTCCTGCAATCCGCGCCTTCTGATCGCCGACGAGCCGACGACCGCGCTTGATGTGACCGTGCAGGCGCAGATCCTGGCGCTGCTCTCCGAACTGAAGCGCGAAAGCGACATGGGCCTGATCTTCATCACTCACGACATCGGCCTCGTCGCCGGCATTGCCGACAAGGTGATGGTGATGCAACAGGGCGAGGCGGTGGAGCAGGGGCCGACCGATGACGTGCTCGACAATCCGCAGCATCCCTATACGCAACATCTCCTTAAGGCCGTGCCGCACTTCGACGACGGCCGCGCCGTTCGGACGGATTTCTCGCGTGCGCAGGCTGGAGAGGCCAGACCCGCGCTGATCGTCGAGGACCTGACCGTGCGGTTTCCCGTCACCTCCGGCTTCTTCCGTCGCCAGAGCGGTGCCGTGCATGCGGTTGACGGCATCGATTTCGACCTGATGCCCGGTGAAACGCTCGGCATCGTCGGCGAAAGCGGCTCGGGAAAATCGACCACGGCGCGTGCCATCATGGGGCTGACGCAGCCGACGCGCGGCGCGTTTCATCTGGGCGAGGGGGCAAGCATTGCCGCCCATGGCGATCCGATCCAGATGGTGTTCCAGAACCCCTACGCCTCGCTTAATCCGCGCCTGCGCGTCGACAGCATCCTCGCCGAACCGGTGATTGCCACCGGCGGGCGTCTGAACGCCGAGACCCGCGCCCGCATGGCCGAACTCCTGGAACGCGTCGGCCTGCCCGAAAACGCGCTCACCCGCTATCCGCATGAATTTTCCGGCGGCCAGCGCCAGCGCCTCTGCATTGCCCGCGCGCTGATGCTGAAACCTTCCGTCGTGGTGCTGGATGAGGCGGTCTCCGCCCTCGACGTCTCGGTGCAGGCGATGGTGCTGGACCTTCTGACCGCGCTGCAGCGCGACATGAACCTCTCCTACCTGTTCGTCACCCACGACATGGCCGTGGTCGAGCGCATCGCCCATCGCATCGCCGTGGTCTATGCCGGGCAGATCGTCGAGATCGGCGACGCCGCTTCGGTGCTGTCTTCGCCGAAGCACTCTTACACCAGGCGGCTGATTGCCGCCGTGCCGAGCATCGACCGGCGACGGCAGGAGTATCGGCTTGATACAACCGAAGTGCCCTCGCTGGTGCGCCCGGCGGGCTATGAGCCGCCGAAGGCCGACTGGCTGCGGTTTGGCGACGACCACATGGCGCGGAGGGAAGAGGCGTGA
- the murQ gene encoding N-acetylmuramic acid 6-phosphate etherase, with protein sequence MNLLAGELEKLVSEGRNPRTLDLDLLSTREIIGKINAEDGEAAIAVGREADAIASAVDRIVEAFDAGGRLVYIGAGTSGRLGVLDASECPPTFSVPPGMVVGLIAGGERALTTAVEGAEDDPALGAADLKAIGLTARDVVVGIAVSGRTPYVIGALTYAKETGAATVALSCNPSSAIAEIADISIAPVVGPEVLAGSTRLKSGTAQKLVLNMLSTASMVRIGKVYENLMVDVTVSNAKLYARAVRIVMEAADVPAETAEKLLEKTKNDVKLAILLALTDMELQEGRDLLDETGGFLRKAINQKTATSRDS encoded by the coding sequence ATGAATTTGCTGGCCGGCGAGCTGGAAAAGCTGGTGTCCGAGGGGCGCAATCCGCGCACGCTTGATCTCGACCTGCTGTCGACGCGTGAAATCATCGGAAAGATCAATGCCGAGGATGGCGAGGCCGCGATTGCCGTCGGCCGCGAGGCCGACGCCATTGCGAGCGCTGTCGATCGCATCGTCGAGGCCTTCGATGCCGGCGGCCGGCTTGTCTATATCGGCGCGGGCACGAGCGGCCGGCTCGGCGTTCTCGATGCCTCCGAATGCCCGCCCACCTTCTCCGTTCCCCCCGGCATGGTCGTCGGCCTGATCGCCGGCGGCGAGAGGGCGCTGACCACCGCCGTCGAAGGGGCAGAGGATGATCCGGCGCTGGGCGCTGCCGACCTGAAGGCCATCGGCCTGACGGCGCGGGATGTCGTCGTCGGCATCGCGGTCAGCGGGCGCACGCCCTACGTCATCGGGGCCCTGACCTATGCGAAGGAAACCGGAGCGGCGACTGTCGCGCTTTCCTGCAATCCGTCTTCCGCCATCGCCGAAATCGCCGACATCTCGATTGCGCCGGTCGTCGGCCCGGAAGTGCTGGCCGGTTCCACAAGGCTGAAATCCGGCACGGCGCAGAAACTCGTCCTCAACATGCTGAGCACCGCCAGCATGGTCCGCATCGGCAAGGTCTACGAGAACCTGATGGTCGATGTGACGGTCTCCAACGCCAAGCTTTACGCGCGCGCCGTTCGCATCGTCATGGAGGCGGCGGACGTTCCGGCCGAAACCGCTGAAAAATTGCTCGAAAAGACGAAAAACGACGTCAAGCTCGCCATCCTCCTGGCGCTGACGGATATGGAACTGCAGGAGGGCCGCGATCTCCTGGACGAGACCGGCGGCTTCCTGCGCAAGGCGATCAACCAGAAGACGGCGACAAGCCGCGATAGCTGA
- a CDS encoding MurR/RpiR family transcriptional regulator → MSVLNVIEAQLDNLAPADRQIGRFILDNPDEVLRLSSARLAERTGRSQSSVVKFAQKFGFSGYQEMKLAVSKARAHAWRPPGALHSTIELGDSPAAVAQKLLSSKMHAMQQTIAANDERDIARVMDLVDTAGRIHVAGVGASSLVARDFCLKLQKLGRYALHDADSHVQMANVSASKTGDVLFALSHSGTSIETVRIAELAARRGATVVSITGPQQNPVARGAGVTLYTIADEERVRSSAITARDAQLMLTDFLFILLLQRQKDAGDYIAGSGEAVTALKLGADK, encoded by the coding sequence GTGTCCGTTCTCAATGTGATAGAAGCCCAGCTTGACAATCTGGCTCCGGCGGACCGGCAGATCGGCCGTTTCATCCTCGACAATCCCGACGAGGTTCTCCGGCTTTCCTCCGCGCGCCTTGCCGAACGGACCGGCCGCAGCCAGTCGAGCGTGGTGAAATTCGCCCAGAAATTCGGCTTTTCCGGCTATCAGGAGATGAAACTCGCCGTCAGCAAGGCGAGAGCGCACGCCTGGCGGCCGCCCGGCGCGCTGCACAGCACGATAGAACTCGGCGACAGCCCGGCGGCGGTGGCGCAGAAGCTGCTTTCGAGCAAGATGCACGCCATGCAGCAGACCATCGCCGCCAATGACGAGCGCGACATCGCCCGCGTCATGGACCTGGTCGACACGGCGGGCCGCATTCACGTGGCCGGCGTCGGCGCCTCCTCGCTGGTGGCGCGCGATTTCTGCCTCAAACTGCAAAAGCTTGGCCGTTATGCGCTTCACGATGCCGACAGCCATGTGCAGATGGCCAATGTCTCCGCCTCGAAGACCGGCGACGTTCTCTTTGCCCTTTCCCATTCGGGTACAAGCATCGAGACCGTGCGGATCGCCGAGCTTGCCGCAAGACGCGGCGCGACCGTCGTCTCGATCACCGGGCCGCAGCAGAACCCGGTCGCGCGCGGCGCTGGCGTCACGCTCTACACGATTGCCGACGAGGAACGGGTGCGCTCGTCCGCCATCACCGCCCGCGACGCGCAGCTGATGCTGACGGATTTCCTGTTCATTCTGCTGCTGCAGCGGCAAAAGGATGCCGGCGATTATATCGCCGGCAGCGGCGAGGCGGTGACCGCGCTCAAGCTCGGCGCAGACAAATAG
- a CDS encoding ABC transporter permease, producing the protein MNYLTRRLVTFPVVMLGVSVLVFVSIRLVPGDAITAMLGTEAGLLTPAQRASLETYFGMDQSWFGQYWHWLGGVLHGNLGISVTYGRPVMEVILRVFPLTLELALLSMVVALAVGLPAGIYAATHAEKPSDLIVRIVAMVGQSTPSFVVALLAIYALSVWFGVLPAMGTFTPLWQDPLKNLAQMILPALTLGFAFAAAVTRISRSAMLDILSDDYIRTARAKGVPARSVIWHHALPNALIPVVTVSGVEFGYLLGGAVIVEQVFALPGLGRTVLEAILQRDYALVQGSVLFIAFNFMIVNLLVDLAYAALDPRIRLGGK; encoded by the coding sequence ATGAACTATCTGACCCGGCGACTGGTGACCTTCCCTGTGGTCATGCTCGGGGTATCCGTCCTCGTCTTCGTCTCGATCAGGCTGGTTCCCGGCGATGCCATCACGGCGATGCTGGGAACCGAGGCCGGCCTTCTGACACCGGCGCAGCGGGCGTCACTGGAAACCTATTTCGGAATGGACCAGAGCTGGTTCGGCCAGTACTGGCACTGGCTCGGCGGCGTGCTGCACGGCAATCTCGGCATCTCGGTCACCTATGGCAGGCCGGTGATGGAGGTTATCCTGCGCGTCTTTCCGCTGACGCTGGAACTGGCGCTTCTGTCCATGGTCGTCGCGCTCGCCGTCGGCCTTCCCGCCGGCATTTACGCCGCCACCCATGCGGAAAAGCCGTCCGATCTCATCGTCCGGATCGTCGCCATGGTCGGCCAGTCGACGCCGAGTTTCGTCGTCGCGTTGCTGGCGATCTATGCGCTATCCGTCTGGTTCGGCGTTCTGCCCGCCATGGGCACGTTCACGCCGCTCTGGCAAGACCCGCTGAAGAACCTCGCGCAGATGATCCTGCCGGCGCTGACGCTCGGCTTTGCCTTCGCCGCCGCCGTCACCCGCATTTCCCGCTCGGCGATGCTCGATATTCTCTCCGATGATTACATCCGCACGGCGCGCGCCAAGGGCGTGCCGGCGCGTTCCGTCATCTGGCACCACGCGCTGCCGAATGCGCTGATCCCGGTGGTGACCGTCTCGGGCGTCGAGTTCGGTTATCTTCTGGGCGGCGCCGTCATCGTCGAACAGGTGTTTGCGCTGCCGGGCCTCGGGCGCACCGTGCTGGAAGCGATCCTGCAGCGTGATTACGCGCTGGTGCAGGGCAGCGTCCTCTTCATCGCCTTCAATTTCATGATCGTCAATCTGCTGGTGGATCTCGCCTATGCGGCGCTCGATCCGCGCATCCGGCTGGGAGGCAAGTAA
- a CDS encoding serine hydrolase domain-containing protein yields MTSNFSDRFDRAFAALKASVDEGRIPGGVLGLVDGEGRRLTQACGAAALEPETRPMTTETWFDLASLTKVIFTTERILALAGEGAIDLDEPLTACIPDFRQYAPDCWERQVTFRQCLGHQTPFPAVEPIYTYGDDPDRLRAFVLQREWKRVETPVYSDINFILLGIALERISGKTVRDLDPGPGFAFSADPEKTAATECCSWRGRVICGAVHDENCHALQGSGHAGLFGTVDAVLDHATGLLQRDVAGDPAVKLMREPLSERRTHGWERPYENWHGGALCSEGTVGHTGFTGTSLCVDFARGHAWTLLTNRVHPSRHTESGIMTLRRRVSDLINGAE; encoded by the coding sequence ATGACCTCAAATTTTTCGGATCGCTTCGACAGGGCCTTCGCCGCGTTGAAGGCGTCGGTTGACGAAGGCCGCATTCCCGGCGGCGTTCTCGGGCTTGTGGATGGCGAGGGCAGGCGGCTGACGCAAGCCTGCGGCGCGGCGGCGCTGGAGCCGGAAACGCGGCCGATGACGACCGAAACATGGTTCGATCTGGCCTCGCTGACAAAGGTGATTTTCACCACGGAGCGTATTCTGGCGCTGGCCGGGGAGGGGGCGATCGACCTCGATGAACCGCTGACCGCGTGCATCCCCGACTTCCGGCAATATGCTCCCGATTGCTGGGAGCGGCAGGTCACCTTCCGCCAGTGCCTCGGCCACCAGACGCCCTTTCCTGCGGTCGAGCCGATCTATACCTATGGCGACGATCCGGACCGGCTGCGCGCCTTCGTGCTGCAGCGCGAATGGAAACGGGTCGAAACACCCGTCTATTCCGACATCAATTTCATTCTCCTCGGCATCGCGCTGGAGCGGATTTCCGGCAAGACCGTCCGCGATCTCGATCCGGGGCCGGGCTTTGCCTTTTCCGCCGATCCGGAGAAGACGGCGGCCACCGAGTGCTGCAGCTGGCGCGGACGGGTGATCTGCGGCGCGGTGCATGACGAGAATTGCCACGCGCTTCAGGGCTCCGGCCATGCCGGCCTGTTCGGCACGGTTGATGCCGTGCTTGACCACGCGACCGGTCTTTTGCAGCGCGATGTCGCCGGTGATCCAGCGGTGAAACTGATGCGCGAGCCGTTGTCCGAAAGACGGACCCATGGCTGGGAGCGGCCTTACGAGAACTGGCATGGCGGCGCGCTGTGCTCCGAAGGGACGGTCGGCCATACCGGCTTCACCGGCACGTCGCTGTGCGTGGATTTCGCGCGCGGCCATGCCTGGACGCTGCTGACCAACCGTGTCCACCCGAGCCGCCATACCGAAAGCGGCATCATGACGCTGAGGCGGCGGGTCAGCGACCTTATCAACGGAGCGGAATGA
- a CDS encoding ABC transporter permease produces the protein MQLLRSIFAHPSGRIGGTIVTLYIIIAVLGLVGLTPHDPLMQFRIDRLHAPNATYWMGTDLLGRDVASRLMIGIAQSFIVSFASVALATVAGIVLGLAAAWFGSYWDGTIMRLMDVLLAFPAILLALLIITIVGPGTWTSVMAIAFVYTPIFTRVVRGPALSLKTREFVDAARTFGSSRRYILSRHMLLNLVAPLTVQVTLALAWALLTEAGLSFLGLGTQPPKASLGLMLSEARNLMEMAPWLLVFPAFAIMIGILGFNLLGDALRDILDPRSRRAEA, from the coding sequence ATGCAGCTCCTGCGCTCCATCTTCGCCCATCCGAGCGGTCGCATCGGCGGCACCATCGTCACGCTGTACATCATCATCGCGGTGCTCGGCCTTGTCGGGCTCACGCCGCACGATCCGCTGATGCAATTCCGCATCGACCGGCTGCACGCCCCGAACGCGACCTACTGGATGGGCACCGACCTTCTCGGCCGTGATGTCGCGAGCCGCCTGATGATCGGCATCGCCCAGTCGTTCATCGTCTCCTTCGCCTCCGTGGCGCTGGCGACCGTCGCCGGCATCGTGCTGGGTCTGGCCGCCGCCTGGTTCGGCAGCTATTGGGACGGCACGATCATGCGGCTGATGGATGTACTTCTGGCCTTTCCGGCCATCCTGCTGGCGCTCCTGATCATCACCATTGTCGGCCCCGGAACATGGACGAGCGTGATGGCGATCGCCTTCGTCTACACGCCGATCTTCACCCGCGTGGTGCGTGGGCCCGCGCTGTCGCTGAAGACCCGCGAATTCGTCGATGCCGCGCGCACCTTCGGTTCGTCGCGCCGCTATATTCTCTCGCGCCACATGCTGCTCAATCTGGTCGCGCCGCTCACCGTGCAGGTGACGCTGGCGCTCGCCTGGGCGCTTCTGACTGAGGCCGGGCTTTCCTTCCTCGGTCTCGGCACCCAACCGCCGAAAGCCTCCCTCGGGCTGATGCTGAGCGAGGCGCGCAACCTGATGGAAATGGCGCCCTGGCTGCTGGTTTTTCCCGCCTTCGCCATCATGATCGGCATTTTGGGCTTCAACCTTCTGGGCGACGCGCTGCGCGATATTCTTGACCCGCGTTCAAGGAGGGCCGAGGCATGA